AGCAGTTGCAGGCGAAGCTGGAAAGGATCAACCATGGCTGCCGCCGCGATTTCATCGAGGAAACATTCATTGACGAAAGCATTTTGCGTATTATACACGGAACGCCACCAGCCGATGGGCACGGCGGTATTGGCCATGACGTAATCAACCAGCAAATTCGGAATGCGGTAAGGCAATTGCGCGGCGCCGTCAACGGCGTCAGGACGCGGATTGTTCTCTCCGCCGCCAAACAATTGCGCGGAGATGGAAGGCGCGGTCAGATGATGCCGCCACGCCGTTAATTCGCCGCTTTGATTCAGCGCAGCAGACATGCGATGATAACTCGCCGGGCGATGGAAACCGTGCTGCATGTCATCTTCGCGCGTCCACAAGACTTGCACCGGCGCGCCCGTTACTTTGGAAAGCTGCGCCGCCTCTGCCACAAAATCCGACAACAAGCGCCGGCCAAAACCGCCGCCCAACAACGTGGTATGCACTTTGATTTTTTCCAGAGGCAATCCCGTGACTTGCGCAACTTCGCGCTGCGCGCCTTGCGGGGATTGCGTTGGCGCCCAGATTTCCGCGCTATCGGAACGAACCTCTGCGATACAGTTCATTGGTTCCATGGGCGCATGCGCCAAAAATGGAACTTCATAAACGGCCTCTATCTTTTGTGCTGCGGCTGCCAAAGCCGCTGCAACTTCTCCCTCCTGGCGCACGACTTTGCCGTCCTGCTTGCTTTTCTCTTCGAACATTTTGTGAATGCTTACGCTGCTAAGCTCGGCATGCGGGCCTTCGTCCCAGGAAACGGTTAACGCAGCGCGGCCTTGCAGTGCGGCCCAGGTTGAATTGGCCACGACAGCGACGCCGTTCGGAACCTCAAGAACGCGCTGCACGCCTTTGATTGCCAGCGCTTTCGTTGCGTCAAAACTCTTGAGTTTGCCGCCGAAAACCGGGCAGCGTTCAATGGTTGCGACGAGCATGCCGGGAATTTTCGTGTCAATGCCAAACCGGGCGCGTCCTGCAATCTTCTCGCGTGAATCCAAACGCGGAAGGCTTTTGCCAAGCAAGCGAAAGTCTTTGGAATCTTTGAGCGGCACATCGGTAGGCACCGGCAACTTGGCGGCTTGTTCGGCGAGTTGCCCGTACGTCCGGCGGCGCTTGCTGGGCACATGAATCACCGCGCCATTTTCTGCGCGGCAAGTTGCGCGATCGACATTCCACGCTTGCGACGCAGCCGTGATGAGCATCTCGCGCGCGGTGGCGCCGGCTTTGCGCAACATTTCCCACGAACGGCGCACGCTGGTGCTGCCGCCGGTGGTCATGTCGCCGTACTTGTCGGGATGCGCCAGCGCAAACTCCAGGCGAATTTTTTCCCAATCCGCCTCCAACTCTTCGGCGACGATCATCGGCAATGCGGTACGTGCACCCTGGCCCATTTCTGAGCGCGCGACGGTGATCGTGGTAAGACCCTTTGTATCGATATTTAACCAGGCATTCGGAGAAAAAGCCGGCTCGCCTAGCGCCCTCAACTCCTCTCCTTTTGCGGGAAGATAAAATCCCAGCGCCAGGCCGCTGCCCGCCGCTGACACGACTTTGATAAAGTCACGCCGGGTGAGATTATTAGTTTCGTTCATCGCCCACCTCCTTCTTTTGCCGCACGATGAATGGCGCGGCGAATGCGCAAATACGTGCCGCAGCGGCAGAGCACGGTGGGCATCACGGCATCAAGATCGGCATCGCTGGGATGCGGATTCTGCGCCAGCAACGCTGCGGCTTGCATGATTTGCCCGGGCTGGCAATAACCGCATTGTGAAACCTCCTCGGCAATCCACGCCGCCAGCAGGCGATGCTGCGGTTCAGCGGCAAGGCCTTCGATGGTGGTGATCTTTTTTCCTTTTGCCTCTTCCAAGGTCGTCACACAGGAACGCACGGCCTCACCGTCGAGATGAACGGTACACGAACCGCAAATGCCGCGGCCACAGCCGAATTTGGTTCCGGTCAAACCCAGTGTGTCACGCAATACCCAAAGCAGCGGGGTATCTGCGCTCGCTTCCAGCGTATGCTTTTTTCCATTTATGATTAACGTACTTAACGACATGTGTGCCTCCTTCTC
This region of Cytophagia bacterium CHB2 genomic DNA includes:
- a CDS encoding xanthine dehydrogenase family protein molybdopterin-binding subunit, with protein sequence MNETNNLTRRDFIKVVSAAGSGLALGFYLPAKGEELRALGEPAFSPNAWLNIDTKGLTTITVARSEMGQGARTALPMIVAEELEADWEKIRLEFALAHPDKYGDMTTGGSTSVRRSWEMLRKAGATAREMLITAASQAWNVDRATCRAENGAVIHVPSKRRRTYGQLAEQAAKLPVPTDVPLKDSKDFRLLGKSLPRLDSREKIAGRARFGIDTKIPGMLVATIERCPVFGGKLKSFDATKALAIKGVQRVLEVPNGVAVVANSTWAALQGRAALTVSWDEGPHAELSSVSIHKMFEEKSKQDGKVVRQEGEVAAALAAAAQKIEAVYEVPFLAHAPMEPMNCIAEVRSDSAEIWAPTQSPQGAQREVAQVTGLPLEKIKVHTTLLGGGFGRRLLSDFVAEAAQLSKVTGAPVQVLWTREDDMQHGFHRPASYHRMSAALNQSGELTAWRHHLTAPSISAQLFGGGENNPRPDAVDGAAQLPYRIPNLLVDYVMANTAVPIGWWRSVYNTQNAFVNECFLDEIAAAAMVDPFQLRLQLLPEDSRLRGVLELVADKAEWNKPPATGRGRGIACHACFGSYVAEIAEVSIDQTNHVRVHKVVCAVDCGPIVNPDIIAAQFEGAVVMALSATLKSAITIAHGRVEQGNFDDFPLLTFDEMPDVEVHILPSTASQGGIGEPGVPPVVPAVCNAIFAATGKRIRRLPIRSEDLRGT
- a CDS encoding (2Fe-2S)-binding protein, translated to MSLSTLIINGKKHTLEASADTPLLWVLRDTLGLTGTKFGCGRGICGSCTVHLDGEAVRSCVTTLEEAKGKKITTIEGLAAEPQHRLLAAWIAEEVSQCGYCQPGQIMQAAALLAQNPHPSDADLDAVMPTVLCRCGTYLRIRRAIHRAAKEGGGR